From the genome of Scyliorhinus canicula chromosome 29, sScyCan1.1, whole genome shotgun sequence, one region includes:
- the LOC119958472 gene encoding zinc finger MYM-type protein 5-like: MPPKKLSGYENRKRRLQQEEAARKHPKLSSFFSPKSNSGDNAGSTSSATSISPDLSSNDCEVKPTEDTVLSEGKNNCMHELKHQDHNCNAVDDLGNNVTAGNTENVESKFENSPKRNINYNDPAHWPDELSMAESDHIIMNGPHPINKQYNFPKDANKRSFSVTMMYRKINNGENFLRRWLIYSESTNKIYCFCCKIFGFSNKSLLGKSGINDWKHAHEYLQSHENAVHHLECLKK, translated from the coding sequence ATGCCTCCAAAAAAGTTATCCGgctatgaaaacagaaaaagacGTCTTCAACAAGAAGAAGCAGCCAGGAAACACCCAAAGCTATCAAGTTTTTTCAGTCCTAAGTCTAACAGTGGGGACAATGCAGGCTCAACTTCTTCAGCTACATCTATCTCTCCAGATTTGTCATCTAATGATTGTGAAGTCAAACCAACTGAAGATACTGTACTTTCTGAAGGAAAGAACAATTGCATGCATGAATTAAAACATCAAGATCACAATTGTAATGCTGTTGACGACTTAGGCAATAATGTCACAGCAGGTAATACTGAGAATGTTGAAAGTAAATTTGAAAACTCCCCCAAAAGAAATATCAACTACAATGATCCAGCACACTGGCCAGATGAATTATCAATGGCTGAAAGTGATCACATCATTATGAATGGGCCGCATCCTATTAATAAACAGTACAATTTTCCAAAAGATGCAAATAAACGTAGTTTCTCTGTGACAATGATGTATAGGAAAATAAACAACGGTGAGAATTTTCTTAGAAGGTGGCTTATTTATTCAGAGAGCACCAAtaaaatttattgtttttgttgcaaaatttttggcttctcaaataagtcattgttaggaaaatctggaattaatgactGGAAGCATGCTCATGAATATTTGCAGTCACATGAAAATGCAGTACATCATCTGGAATGTCTTAAGAAGTAG